AGGGCCGAGGGGCTAACCCCTCGGCCTTTTTTTATGCGGCTGCCCAAGCCGCTTGCGAAACGACCATCCAAAAACCGTCGTTCTTTCCTGTGACGTACGGGCGCGTCGGCTTTATAGGAAGCTGTCGCCCTCTCCCTCCGCCTTTTTTATCGCCGCCTTGACGATCTCTTCATCTTCGGCCACGTCAAGCCACCGGAACGCTTTGCCGCTTTGGGCTTTGCCGTCAAGAAGGTCCCCCGATTTTCGGAATTTCAGGTCGAGCCGCGCGATTTCAAACCCGTTCGTCGTTTTGGCGAAAGCGGCGAGCCGTTCATTGTTTTCATCGTAGGTGAAGAGAAAGCAGTACCCTTTGAGTCCCGTGCGGCTGACGCGCCCTCTGAGCTGATGCAATGTCGCAAGCCCCATGCGCTCGGCGCCGACGATGACGATGGTGGAGAGTCTTGGAAGCGAGATACCCACTTCGATGACCGTCGTCGCCAGCAGAATCCTGCCCCTTTCGGCAAAGTCTTGCAGCACTTCGTCCTTGTGTTTGTCCCTCCCGTGGGTGACGTAGACACCTTCAAAACGCCTTTTCCAGAAATGTTCGCCCTCTTCGATGGAGCGGTAGCCGATATGTTCGCTCTCCTCCACCAGCGGGTAGACCACCAGCACCTGCCTCCCCTCCCCGGTCTCCCTGCGGATATGTTCGAGCATCGCGGCAAAACCTTTTTTGCCCACGATTTCGGTTACAACCTCCTTTTCGTAGGGTGTCCCCTCGATGAGCGAGACATCCACAAGCGCCGAATCCATCATCGCCTGGGTGCGTGGGATGGGGGTGGCGGAGAACTGAAGGTAATGGGGACGGGGGGAAGTGGGAAGGTGGGATGGCGATTCCCCTTGCTCCATCCCCGCCAGAAGCTCCAGCCGCTTGCGCTGTTCGGTCCCGAAGCGGTGCTGCTCGTCCACCATAACCAGCGGCGCTTTGGGCAGTTCGCGGTAGAGCAGCGCATGGGTCCCGATAAGAAAATGGGCGTTTTGGGGGTCGCCCTCTTCCCTGCTCTGGGTCACCAGGGCGACATTGACCCGGTCAGGAAGCCAACGGCGCGCCTCTTCATAAAGCTGCCGGGCGAGAATCGAGGTGGGCGCCATGAGGATCGAACGTTGTGGAAATGCCGTCATGGCGGCGGCGAGTATCACCATCGTTTTGCCCGAGCCGACATCGCCGACAATCATCCGGCGTGCCGCCGTTTCGCTTTTCAAATCCTCGCGAATGTCGCCTATCGCCCTCTTCTGCCCTTCGGTGAGTTCAAAGGGAAGCCTTTTGACGAAGGGTTCGATGGACCCCTTCAGGGAAGCCATGGCAGGAAATCTGACCCGCTTGCCGCGCAGTCGCCTGAAATGATCGAGGGCTTCCGCGAATTTGAGAGCCTCAACGGTCCGGGGTCCGAACCCCCCGTGTTTTCTGTAGAGGCGCAGCCATCTCGCGTCGGGCCGGTGGGCGCGCACGATCATTTCGGCACGCGCCTCATCGAGCCCCTCTTGCGTGAGATTGGCCACCGTCACCAGCGATTCGACGAGTCGTCGGTGGATGTCCTGCCGGAGTTTGCACTTGTACTGCGGGACGATCTCGCCCGTTTTCGACACCTTTTTGGGGTTGACCATCTGCAGTTTCATGCCGAAAAGCTCGATCTTTCCCTGCAGGCAATGGCGCATGCCCGGCGTGTACAAAGCGGCGTGCCACGGTTTGGGGTGGAAAATTGTCACGTCGATGGGACGGTCGGTGATTGGTGTGCGAACCGTCGCCACCAGCCGTTTCGAAGGCCTGGCGACAGAAATCACCTCAGCTTCGATGGTATGGATCTCTCCCGGCAAGATGGCAGCAGAAAGCCTCGTGTCGAGGTAGGAGACGGGCGTATGGATAGCCAGGTCCAGAAGCGAGGAGAAACCGGCTTTTTCGAGTTTTTCCGAAAAGGGGCTCTTCGTTTTTTTCAAAGATTGCCCGCGAAGCGGTTCATCCTCTTTTTTCACTTTCTGTTTTCGGTTTCGTTCTCGTTCGTGATGATGGCGAAGGTAAGCTTCAGTATCTCCGGATGCGCCTTGATGAAGCTGTTCAAATCATCAAGTTTCAGCGCCTCGATCAGTTCGAGCTGTTTTTTAAAGTAGCCAAGCCCAAGCCCCTTGTAGTACTCGTCGAAAGCGCGCCCCAGACGCTGCGAGAGGGTTTCGTTGCGAAGCGGTTCGCTGCCTAAAAGGAACATCTTGGCATCGTCGAGCTCCTGCTGCGTCGCCCCTTTGGCGACGAACTCCTCGATCACCTCTTTGACCACCTTCACCGCCTCCTCCTGGCTTTCGAGTTTGGTCTGCAGATAGCCGCTGAAGTAGCTGCTGCTCTTGTTCAGCGCGATACGGCCGTAGGCGCTGTAGGCGAGCCCGCGTTTGACACGCACCTCCTCCATCAGACGGCTGCCGAACCCGCTGCTGCCGAGGATGAAGGCGGCGACCCGCGCCTTGTAGCTCTCGGGGTCGTCGACGCGCAGCCCGAAAGGGGCGCCGAAGTAGATGTAGGCCTGCTCCGTGGGCTTCGTCTGCACCACCGTTTCGGCCTTGTCGCTGGCCGTGAAATAGGGAAGCGGCTCCACATCGCCGGACGGGAGCGCTTCAAGGGCTTTCCTGGCATACGATTTCGCCTCTTCCATCGTCATCGACCCGCCCACGACGACGATCGCCCGCCGCAGCACCAGATGCTCTTTTAGAAACTTTTCGACATCTTTCAACCGCAGCGCTTTGAGATTCTCCACGGTGCCGTCCGCGGGTCTTGCCAGCGGCGTACCCTCAAAAAGCGAGCGCTTCAGAAGAAGGCTCGCCTGGTAGTCGTAATCGCTCTCTTTGCGCATCAGGGAGCCGATCGTCGTGGTCTGCACCTTTTTGAAACTCTCTTGCGTCAGGTTCGGCTCTTTCAGCAGCTTCGCGAAAAGGCGGGTGCCCTGGTCGAACTCCTCTTTGAGGCTGCCCAGTTCGAAAACGAACGTCTCCGTTCCCGCGTGGGCGCTCAGGCTGATAGCACGCTCCTCGAGGGCTTTGGCAAAACCGGTCGCCCCCAGGCTCTTTGTCCCTTCGTTCATCATCCGGGCAGAAAATTTCGCCAGCCCCGGATGTTCCCCGTCGGCCAGAGAACCGCTGTAGCGGAACACCACCTGCATCGACGCGATGGGCAGCAGCCTCTCTTCCTCGAAAATCAGCGGCACTTCGATCCCGTTTATCTCAACCTTGTCCAAAACCGCACTCATCAACACTCCTTGCACGATCAACAAAATCGCGAATAATTTTTTCATTCTCGAACCTTCTTTTTTCCAATCTGTCCTGATGTCCAATGACTTTACAACAATATCCCATCCCGCATCGCCACCTGCTCGATGCGCTCTTCCGGATGTCGCGCAACGACGATATCGATCTTCTGCTCTCCCAGCCGTTTTTGCATACATATCCAAAATTTTCCACGTTTTTCCCACCAATCCTCAGGCAACGGTTCGGCCACGATATACAGATCGATATCCCCTCCCCGTTTGGCATCGTCGACCCGACTGCCGAAAAGATAGACTCGCGCCCTCTCTCCGAAACTCTCTTTCAGGCATGCTTTGATGGCGTCGACTTCCCAGGGTTTGAGCCTCACAGAAGCTCCTCTTCGTTGAGCTTCGTTTCGATCGCGTCAAAAAGCTCTATGATATAGACCGATTTGTCGAATGCCTCCTGAATCGTTTCGACCGCTTTTTCGGGAACGGTTTCGTATTCGTGCGTGATCATGTTGCGCACGCCCCGAAGGTTACGCCACTCCCAGGCGTCGGGAAGGTAGCGGTACTTTTCCAGGCGATTCAGAATATCGATGATGGGCCTGGATGTCCACTCGATATCGTCATC
This genomic interval from Hydrogenimonas urashimensis contains the following:
- a CDS encoding M16 family metallopeptidase; the protein is MKKLFAILLIVQGVLMSAVLDKVEINGIEVPLIFEEERLLPIASMQVVFRYSGSLADGEHPGLAKFSARMMNEGTKSLGATGFAKALEERAISLSAHAGTETFVFELGSLKEEFDQGTRLFAKLLKEPNLTQESFKKVQTTTIGSLMRKESDYDYQASLLLKRSLFEGTPLARPADGTVENLKALRLKDVEKFLKEHLVLRRAIVVVGGSMTMEEAKSYARKALEALPSGDVEPLPYFTASDKAETVVQTKPTEQAYIYFGAPFGLRVDDPESYKARVAAFILGSSGFGSRLMEEVRVKRGLAYSAYGRIALNKSSSYFSGYLQTKLESQEEAVKVVKEVIEEFVAKGATQQELDDAKMFLLGSEPLRNETLSQRLGRAFDEYYKGLGLGYFKKQLELIEALKLDDLNSFIKAHPEILKLTFAIITNENETENRK
- a CDS encoding nucleotidyltransferase domain-containing protein, translated to MRLKPWEVDAIKACLKESFGERARVYLFGSRVDDAKRGGDIDLYIVAEPLPEDWWEKRGKFWICMQKRLGEQKIDIVVARHPEERIEQVAMRDGILL
- the recG gene encoding ATP-dependent DNA helicase RecG; translated protein: MKKEDEPLRGQSLKKTKSPFSEKLEKAGFSSLLDLAIHTPVSYLDTRLSAAILPGEIHTIEAEVISVARPSKRLVATVRTPITDRPIDVTIFHPKPWHAALYTPGMRHCLQGKIELFGMKLQMVNPKKVSKTGEIVPQYKCKLRQDIHRRLVESLVTVANLTQEGLDEARAEMIVRAHRPDARWLRLYRKHGGFGPRTVEALKFAEALDHFRRLRGKRVRFPAMASLKGSIEPFVKRLPFELTEGQKRAIGDIREDLKSETAARRMIVGDVGSGKTMVILAAAMTAFPQRSILMAPTSILARQLYEEARRWLPDRVNVALVTQSREEGDPQNAHFLIGTHALLYRELPKAPLVMVDEQHRFGTEQRKRLELLAGMEQGESPSHLPTSPRPHYLQFSATPIPRTQAMMDSALVDVSLIEGTPYEKEVVTEIVGKKGFAAMLEHIRRETGEGRQVLVVYPLVEESEHIGYRSIEEGEHFWKRRFEGVYVTHGRDKHKDEVLQDFAERGRILLATTVIEVGISLPRLSTIVIVGAERMGLATLHQLRGRVSRTGLKGYCFLFTYDENNERLAAFAKTTNGFEIARLDLKFRKSGDLLDGKAQSGKAFRWLDVAEDEEIVKAAIKKAEGEGDSFL